A genomic window from Rhizobium sp. 007 includes:
- a CDS encoding nucleoside triphosphate hydrolase, protein MSVTIEEIAGEVATRAGDTKRFLIAIAGPPGAGKSTMADNLADALRARGETAEVLPMDGFHMDNAVLSERGLLARKGVPESFDVRGFLDIIRAVRLADQEVLIPVFDRFREIAIASARVVSPEHRFIIVEGNYLLLSQGKWAELEGIFDYSIMLAPPIEVLEERLLARWRGYKLTEEQASAKVYGNDLPNGRLILENRRRADVTLEIA, encoded by the coding sequence ACACCAAGCGCTTCCTGATCGCCATCGCCGGTCCGCCGGGCGCCGGCAAGTCGACCATGGCGGATAATCTCGCCGATGCGCTGAGAGCGCGGGGAGAAACCGCGGAAGTGCTGCCGATGGACGGCTTTCACATGGACAACGCAGTTCTGAGCGAGCGCGGTCTGCTCGCCCGCAAGGGCGTCCCGGAAAGCTTCGACGTCCGCGGTTTTCTGGACATCATTCGCGCCGTGCGTCTAGCCGACCAGGAAGTGCTGATCCCGGTCTTCGACCGGTTCCGCGAGATCGCCATCGCATCGGCCCGCGTCGTCTCGCCGGAGCATCGCTTCATCATCGTCGAGGGCAACTACCTTCTGCTCAGCCAGGGCAAGTGGGCGGAGCTTGAGGGTATCTTCGACTACTCCATCATGCTTGCGCCGCCGATCGAGGTGCTGGAGGAGCGGCTCTTAGCCCGCTGGCGCGGCTACAAGCTGACGGAAGAGCAGGCGAGTGCCAAGGTCTATGGCAATGACCTGCCGAATGGCAGGCTCATCCTGGAAAACCGCCGCCGCGCCGATGTAACGCTCGAGATCGCCTGA
- the pyrC gene encoding dihydroorotase, with translation MQSITIRRPDDWHLHLRDGAMLEGVIGDTSRNFARAIIMPNLVPPVVTTADAKAYLERIMKALPSGDRFEPLMTLYLTEDTSADDVEEGKKSGLITAVKLYPAGATTNSHSGVRDMEKAMPVLERMAKIGLPLCVHGEVTTPEVDIFDREAVFIETVLDRLRKRLPELKVTMEHVTTADGIDYIKSSKANLAGSITTHHLIINRNAILVGGVRPHYYCLPVAKRETHRLALRAAAVSGDKRFFLGTDSAPHIDPLKECACGCAGIYSSINTMSCLAHVFEQEGALDKLEAFVSLNGPAWYGLRPNEERVTLVKREVPVSFPTKIETGAGTVTVFDPMFPLHWDVERS, from the coding sequence ATGCAGTCCATCACCATCCGCCGCCCCGACGACTGGCACCTTCATCTGCGCGACGGCGCGATGCTTGAAGGCGTGATCGGCGATACCAGCCGCAACTTCGCCCGTGCCATCATCATGCCAAATCTCGTGCCGCCGGTCGTGACGACGGCGGATGCGAAAGCCTATCTCGAGCGGATCATGAAGGCATTGCCGAGCGGCGATCGCTTCGAGCCGTTGATGACGCTCTATCTGACGGAGGATACGAGCGCCGACGATGTCGAGGAAGGCAAGAAAAGCGGCCTGATCACGGCGGTGAAACTTTATCCGGCGGGTGCGACTACCAATTCCCATAGCGGCGTGCGCGACATGGAAAAGGCCATGCCGGTGCTGGAGCGCATGGCGAAGATCGGTCTGCCGCTTTGCGTGCATGGTGAAGTTACGACGCCTGAGGTCGATATCTTCGACCGTGAGGCGGTATTCATCGAAACGGTGCTCGATCGCCTGCGCAAGCGCCTGCCGGAGCTGAAAGTCACGATGGAGCACGTAACGACGGCAGACGGCATCGACTACATCAAGTCGTCGAAAGCCAATCTCGCAGGCTCCATTACGACACACCACCTGATCATCAACCGCAATGCAATCCTGGTCGGCGGCGTCCGGCCGCATTATTACTGCCTGCCGGTCGCCAAGCGCGAAACCCACCGCCTGGCGCTGCGTGCAGCCGCTGTGAGCGGCGACAAGCGCTTCTTCCTCGGCACCGATTCGGCCCCACATATCGATCCGCTGAAGGAGTGCGCCTGTGGCTGCGCTGGCATCTATTCCTCGATCAATACGATGAGTTGCCTAGCCCATGTCTTCGAGCAGGAGGGCGCGCTCGACAAGCTCGAAGCCTTCGTCTCGCTGAACGGCCCGGCCTGGTACGGCCTTCGGCCGAACGAAGAGCGCGTCACGCTGGTGAAGCGTGAAGTGCCCGTGTCGTTTCCGACGAAGATCGAAACCGGTGCCGGAACGGTGACGGTGTTCGATCCCATGTTCCCGCTGCACTGGGACGTCGAACGCTCTTGA
- a CDS encoding anthrone oxygenase family protein, whose amino-acid sequence MGMILTFALVTAAIGSGLVAGIFFAFSTFIMTAFSRIPPEQGIAAVNSINVTIVRSPFMLVFIPTAILSVLIAVLAVIDWRGSAGIWMLAGAGLYVVASFISTIVFNVPMNDALAKVSGNGAQAVSVWNTYLKDWTWWNHVRTIASLLSAAAFVRALMIL is encoded by the coding sequence ATGGGAATGATCCTCACCTTCGCGCTTGTCACCGCTGCAATCGGCAGCGGCCTTGTCGCCGGTATCTTCTTTGCCTTCTCGACCTTCATCATGACCGCCTTTTCCCGCATTCCGCCTGAGCAAGGCATCGCGGCAGTGAATTCGATCAACGTGACGATCGTGCGCTCGCCGTTCATGCTCGTCTTCATTCCGACCGCCATCCTATCCGTCCTGATCGCCGTCCTGGCCGTCATCGACTGGCGGGGAAGCGCAGGCATTTGGATGCTGGCTGGTGCCGGGCTCTATGTCGTCGCATCCTTTATCTCAACTATCGTCTTCAACGTGCCGATGAATGATGCGCTGGCAAAGGTCAGCGGTAATGGCGCGCAAGCCGTCAGCGTCTGGAATACCTATCTGAAAGATTGGACCTGGTGGAATCACGTCCGCACGATCGCGTCCCTGCTTTCCGCAGCTGCCTTCGTCCGCGCCCTGATGATTCTTTGA